AAATCAGTAGCAACACTGATCTTTGCATGGTCGCTTTCCAAAGTAAAGCCTACTGGTTCTGCTGCATCATGAGAAATACTATAAGCTAAAATCCTTAAGCTTCCTATACAAAACGTCTCTTCTGTTTGGAAAACTTTTATGTTTTCTGCTACAATGTTTCCTATTTTCCCCTCCATAGCTTTCCAAGTGGCCTCGTTAGCATAAATAGGAAGATTAAACCTTCTAGACAATATCCCTACCCCACAAATATGATCATTATGTTCATGACTTACTAAAATCCCTGTTAACTTTTTTGGATCAAAACCAGTTTCCTGTAACCGACTTTGAATTTGCTTTCCACTTAGTCCTGCATCTATCAACAGATAGTCTTCCCCATTTGTAAAGAAGTGACAATTTCCGCTACTTCCACTTGCTAACGAACAAAAATGAGTTTTCATAAAAATGCCTCCAACGCAATACACACCTAAAAGGTGTGTATTAATATGTCTTGCTTATTTTAGCGCCCAATGT
The sequence above is drawn from the Clostridium formicaceticum genome and encodes:
- a CDS encoding MBL fold metallo-hydrolase; translation: MKTHFCSLASGSSGNCHFFTNGEDYLLIDAGLSGKQIQSRLQETGFDPKKLTGILVSHEHNDHICGVGILSRRFNLPIYANEATWKAMEGKIGNIVAENIKVFQTEETFCIGSLRILAYSISHDAAEPVGFTLESDHAKISVATDLGFINKGIIDKIKDSHLVVLEANHDEDMLKAGKYPYYLKRRILSDIGHLSNEAAGNAIVDLVKKNVKTVLLAHLSKENNFPELAMVTIKNILESHRINMGEDICIDLAHRDKISGVYAFGG